One Pseudodesulfovibrio sp. JC047 genomic window carries:
- the dnaJ gene encoding molecular chaperone DnaJ, with protein sequence MSKRDYYDVLGVEKSASQDEIKSAYRKRAFKYHPDRNQDDPEAESKFKEAAEAYEVLGNDEKRQTYDRFGHEGVSGNGFSGFSSNEDIFGAFSDIFGEVFGFSSAGRGGGNRPRAGSDLRYNLEISFREAAKGAEVDIQIPMEVTCEECQGSGAAPGSTPETCPHCGGSGSMQQSQGFFRISVTCPHCQGAGQIISDPCDECLGRGSVIKDKDLKVRIPAGVDNNSRLRLRGEGEAGSFGGPAGDLYVVIRVTPDEIFERQGQNLIISREISMVEASLGHRMEVPTLDEPVNLDIPSGTQSGEIFRLRGLGMPHLGSTHNGDLLIEIKVKTPVRLNARQEELLQEFAEIEASKLSTKAKGFFKKAKEKVMGE encoded by the coding sequence ATGTCTAAACGTGATTATTATGACGTTCTGGGAGTGGAGAAGTCCGCTTCTCAGGATGAGATCAAATCGGCATATAGAAAACGGGCTTTCAAATATCATCCGGACAGGAATCAGGACGACCCTGAGGCCGAGTCCAAGTTCAAGGAAGCTGCCGAGGCCTATGAAGTCCTCGGAAATGACGAGAAGCGACAGACCTATGACCGTTTTGGTCATGAAGGTGTGAGCGGAAACGGTTTCTCCGGCTTCTCCAGCAATGAAGATATCTTTGGTGCGTTCAGTGACATTTTTGGTGAGGTCTTCGGATTTTCGTCCGCTGGTCGTGGTGGTGGCAATCGTCCCCGTGCCGGTTCAGACCTTCGGTACAATCTTGAGATTTCTTTTCGAGAGGCGGCCAAGGGTGCTGAAGTTGATATTCAGATTCCCATGGAAGTCACCTGTGAGGAGTGTCAAGGTTCAGGAGCCGCTCCGGGATCAACGCCTGAAACCTGTCCCCATTGTGGTGGGTCTGGTTCCATGCAACAATCCCAGGGTTTTTTCCGTATCTCTGTGACCTGTCCTCATTGTCAGGGCGCTGGCCAAATTATTTCTGATCCGTGTGATGAATGTCTTGGCCGTGGTTCAGTTATCAAGGACAAGGACCTCAAGGTCAGAATTCCGGCCGGTGTTGACAACAATTCCAGACTTCGTCTTCGTGGTGAAGGAGAAGCTGGTTCATTTGGTGGTCCTGCCGGAGACTTGTATGTCGTCATTCGGGTGACTCCGGATGAGATTTTCGAGCGTCAGGGACAGAATTTGATTATCAGTCGGGAAATTTCCATGGTCGAGGCCTCTCTTGGTCATCGAATGGAAGTTCCTACATTGGATGAGCCGGTCAATCTGGATATTCCAAGCGGGACGCAAAGCGGTGAAATTTTCCGTCTTCGCGGGCTTGGAATGCCGCATTTGGGCAGCACGCACAATGGGGACTTGCTGATTGAAATCAAGGTCAAGACACCGGTTCGTTTAAATGCCCGTCAGGAAGAGCTGCTTCAGGAGTTCGCGGAAATTGAAGCGAGCAAGTTGTCCACCAAGGCCAAGGGCTTTTTCAAAAAGGCCAAAGAAAAAGTAATGGGAGAGTAG
- the moaC gene encoding cyclic pyranopterin monophosphate synthase MoaC, with protein MVDGFSHMDDDGNARMVDVSEKQVTARTAIVRGMVRLAPETLRLLKENALPKGDVLTTAKIAGIQAAKRTSDLIPMCHPLPISYVDIRFTVLDEESSIELECEVRTAYKTGIEMEALIGVQVAAATIYDMCKAVQKDVVIDACRLVFKSGGKSGTFRAE; from the coding sequence ATGGTTGACGGTTTTTCTCATATGGATGACGACGGCAATGCCCGTATGGTTGATGTGTCCGAAAAGCAGGTGACGGCTCGGACCGCCATTGTTCGCGGTATGGTTCGTCTGGCTCCGGAGACCTTGCGGTTGCTCAAGGAGAATGCCTTGCCCAAGGGAGACGTTTTGACCACGGCGAAGATCGCCGGCATCCAGGCTGCAAAGCGGACGTCTGACCTGATTCCCATGTGTCATCCTTTGCCCATCAGTTATGTGGATATCCGATTCACGGTTTTGGATGAGGAGTCTTCCATCGAGCTGGAATGCGAAGTGCGGACAGCCTACAAAACAGGAATCGAGATGGAAGCTCTGATTGGTGTTCAGGTTGCTGCTGCGACTATTTACGATATGTGTAAGGCCGTGCAAAAGGATGTGGTCATTGATGCCTGCCGACTGGTATTCAAGTCCGGTGGGAAAAGTGGCACTTTCCGAGCTGAATAA